A region of Sugiyamaella lignohabitans strain CBS 10342 chromosome A, complete sequence DNA encodes the following proteins:
- the SEC15 gene encoding Sec15p (Essential 113 kDa subunit of the exocyst complex; the exocyst mediates polarized targeting and tethering of post-Golgi secretory vesicles to active sites of exocytosis prior to SNARE-mediated fusion; interacts with and functions as a downstream effector of active, GTP-bound Sec4p, a Rab family GTPase; GO_component: GO:0005935 - cellular bud neck [Evidence IDA] [PMID 16478783]; GO_component: GO:0005934 - cellular bud tip [Evidence IDA] [PMID 16478783]; GO_component: GO:0005737 - cytoplasm [Evidence IEA,IEA]; GO_component: GO:0000145 - exocyst [Evidence IEA]; GO_component: GO:0000145 - exocyst [Evidence IDA] [PMID 1512289]; GO_component: GO:0000145 - exocyst [Evidence IDA] [PMID 7615633]; GO_component: GO:0000145 - exocyst [Evidence IDA] [PMID 8978675]; GO_component: GO:0000131 - incipient cellular bud site [Evidence IDA] [PMID 16478783]; GO_component: GO:0043332 - mating projection tip [Evidence IDA] [PMID 19053807]; GO_component: GO:0016020 - membrane [Evidence IEA]; GO_component: GO:0005886 - plasma membrane [Evidence IEA,IEA]; GO_component: GO:0005628 - prospore membrane [Evidence IDA] [PMID 24390141]; GO_function: GO:0017137 - Rab GTPase binding [Evidence IDA] [PMID 10022848]; GO_process: GO:0006893 - Golgi to plasma membrane transport [Evidence IGI,IMP] [PMID 7026045]; GO_process: GO:0006887 - exocytosis [Evidence IEA]; GO_process: GO:0006887 - exocytosis [Evidence IMP] [PMID 6996832]; GO_process: GO:0015031 - protein transport [Evidence IEA]; GO_process: GO:0006810 - transport [Evidence IEA]; GO_process: GO:0006904 - vesicle docking involved in exocytosis [Evidence IEA]; GO_process: GO:0090522 - vesicle tethering involved in exocytosis [Evidence IC] [PMID 8978675]) yields the protein MSLANSRPVGSTDDHVRPHAKSLNGDLSISSTTLVQDDSFKDMKLQLQQLLLSTDFVIQSKVSGVGAGRRRVVGTPSDDYLEQLAPIIRDSMKKGNTSELVDTLEGLQRLKDREINQICSGDHNEYMASVEQLSEVARDANSMKEKVAMIANNVSQSGVKLALAKKKYLKTQQCHGNISSAIEAVEACLLVLELTNNVHQLLKEKRKFAALKSLDDLRNIHLKEVSDFGFAQLVERSLPALTKMVRTKTISDTDQWLSELSSKSPTIGKDIFERVLQQKHEWKKYTQSAPHYRKYKFNSPAELSFRESHVNYLTSDAIEMDFSILYESVLVHSSLGLLPQFQRHFETDRKIQRDYLVPNSLSPFSADNAEQSLDEVANIFHAVAGFCIIDRIISRRLPTLRLSREVDDIWESLSNKIDTILTSHITKIRDPELLRGYKRLLGTLLNAMQTFGFDTSKVEEIILKLFKWYSKMLADDFEKLFLQNLQRDDYMPMVVESPEIYDEICRVAWYKPDPNDRKRPFPKPVPFSEIYPFCCTEVRTFVNHHQSFLDELQHDPVQIEDVLQSSLDGLLSNVVCKTFEERLQSTTREQIVQILINLEYFESASVELEKKLAGERISDRRGKISLEATAAFAKARKKAEGRIFELLNSVVDNFLDLADYDWGTTELTDRPSSYLVDMAKFLKTMVNSSLVNLPRSIKSFVYFDAFDHLSSSLLQFLLDSGENITLASVANFDVDVKYLDQFVNELGADANDLSITTTVTELRQNVDLLLNGSIEDYVDPLIRMKKYDRVKPENAQALFAKISHAKQQEQLGSEGDSSTTTSNGRLSQLSIRESFSSASASLSPKLPSPSSSKLMKMYQKGVGKLNDRVN from the coding sequence ATGAGTTTGGCTAATTCCAGGCCCGTAGGGTCTACAGATGACCATGTCAGACCGCATGCCAAGAGCTTGAATGGTGATCTGTCGATATCGTCAACAACGCTGGTTCAAGACGATTCTTTCAAAGATATGAAACTTCAGTtacagcagcttcttctgtctACTGACTTTGTCATTCAGTCAAAAGTTTctggagttggtgctggtcgGAGACGGGTGGTTGGAACCCCGTCTGACGACTACCTCGAACAACTGGCTCCGATTATAAGAGACTCGATGAAAAAAGGCAATACATCTGAACTAGTAGACACGCTCGAAGGACTGCAGAGACTTAAAGATCGTGAAATAAACCAGATTTGTAGTGGAGACCACAATGAATATATGGCATCAGTGGAGCAGCTATCCGAGGTTGCTCGAGACGCGAACTCTATGAAGGAAAAAGTCGCTATGATTGCAAATAATGTGTCACAATCAGGAGTGAAACTGGCTCTGgcgaaaaagaaatatttaaaaaCCCAGCAATGTCATGGCAATATCTCGTCTGCCATCGAGGCTGTAGAAGCGTGTTTATTAGTGTTGGAACTCACAAATAATGTCCACCAGTTgttgaaagaaaagagaaaattcGCTGCTTTAAAGAGTTTGGATGACCTACGGAATATCCATTTAAAAGAAGTGTCGGATTTCGGATTTGCCCAGTTGGTCGAACGATCTCTTCCAGCACTCACAAAAATGGTCCGTACCAAGACCATAAGCGATACTGATCAATGGCTCAGCGAGCTGAGTTCCAAAAGTCCGACTATCGGTAAAGACATATTTGAGCGGGTGTTGCAACAGAAACATGAATGGAAAAAGTATACCCAGAGTGCACCCCATTATCGCAAGTATAAATTCAATTCACCAGCGGAACTGTCGTTTCGAGAATCTCATGTCAATTATTTAACATCGGATGCTATAGAGATGGATTTTTCCATTCTGTACGAGTCGGTGCTGGTACATTCAAGTTTAGGGCTGTTGCCTCAATTCCAACGGCATTTCGAAACAGATCGTAAAATCCAGCGTGACTATTTAGTACCAAACAGCCTGTCGCCATTTTCTGCTGATAATGCCGAACAGAGTCTGGACGAAGTGGCTAACATTTTCCATGCTGTGGCGGGATTCTGTATTATAGACCGAATTATATCTCGCCGACTACCAACACTGAGACTATCACGAGAAGTCGACGATATATGGGAGTCGCTGAGCAACAAAATCGATACCATATTAACGTCACATATTACGAAAATTAGGGACCCCGAGCTACTGCGTGGGTATAAGAGACTTCTTGGTACGCTGCTAAACGCGATGCAGACTTTTGGATTTGACACGTCCAAGGTTGAagaaattattttgaaattgtttAAATGGTATTCTAAAATGCTTGCTGACGATTTCGAAAAGCTATTTCTCCAGAACTTACAACGAGATGATTACATGCCCATGGTTGTGGAGTCGCCTGAAATATACGACGAAATATGCCGTGTTGCATGGTATAAACCAGATCCTAATGACCGCAAGCGGCCATTTCCAAAACCAGTACCATTTTCAGAAATATACCCATTCTGCTGTACCGAAGTGCGTACTTTTGTGAACCACCATCAGTCGTTTCTAGATGAGCTTCAGCATGATCCAGTTCAAATTGAAGACGTGTTGCAATCGTCGCTAGATGGTCTGCTGTCGAATGTGGTGTGCAAGACTTTTGAAGAGAGATTACAGTCTACGACGAGAGAGCAAATCGTTCAAATCCTGATCAATTTAGAATATTTCGAGTCTGCTTCTGTGGAATTagaaaagaaactggcCGGCGAAAGGATATCGGATAGACGAGGCAAGATCAGTCTGGAAGCCACGGCTGCATTCGCCAAGGCACGTAAGAAAGCAGAAGGACGTATTTTCGAGCTCCTCAattctgttgttgataacTTCCTCGATCTTGCAGACTACGACTGGGGTACAACCGAGCTTACCGATCGACCGAGCTCGTATCTTGTGGATATGGCCAAGTTCCTCAAGACTATGGTTAACTCATCGCTAGTTAACCTGCCCCGGTCCATCAAAAGTTTTGTATATTTTGACGCCTTCGATCATTTATCAAGCTCGCTATTACAGTTTTTGCTAGATTCTGGAGAGAATATCACTCTGGCTTCGGTTGCTAATTTCGATGTTGATGTCAAGTACCTCGACCAGTTTGTCAACGAGCTAGGAGCCGATGCCAATGATCTGAGTATAACCACGACTGTAACCGAGTTACGCCAGAACGTGGATCTGTTGCTCAATGGTAGTATTGAAGACTATGTTGATCCTCTAATTCGTATGAAGAAATACGACAGAGTCAAACCGGAAAATGCCCAAGCACTATTTGCAAAGATCAGTCATGCCAAACAACAAGAGCAACTGGGTTCGGAAGGTGATAGTAGCacaaccaccagcaacGGAAGACTCTCTCAGCTGTCTATCAGAGAATCTTTCTCGTCTGCATCAGCCAGTCTGTCACCAAAATTACCATCGCCATCCTCTTCAAAGCTCATGAAAATGTACCAAAAGGGCGTGGGCAAACTCAACGACAGAGTCAACTGA
- the BCK1 gene encoding mitogen-activated protein kinase kinase kinase BCK1, giving the protein MQGTIFWMAPEVVHNVVHNARQGYSAKVDVWSLGCVLLEMFAGRRPWSTDEAIGAMYKLGTSRQAPPIPEDTKPFVSALGKDFLDQCFTIDAEKRPTAQRLLHHVFCMVDPDFSFQETKLGEMIKFNSKKRDRIKH; this is encoded by the coding sequence ATGCAAGGAACTATATTTTGGatggcaccagaagtagtTCATAACGTTGTTCACAATGCTAGACAAGGTTATAGTGCCAAAGTAGATGTGTGGTCTCTGGGCTGCGTCCTATTAGAGATGTTTGCTGGACGAAGACCATGGTCTACAGATGAAGCCATCGGAGCAATGTACAAATTGGGAACATCACGACAAGCACCACCCATTCCAGAGGATACAAAACCGTTTGTAAGTGCTTTGGGTAAAGACTTCCTCGACCAGTGTTTCACCATTGACGCCGAAAAGAGACCAACTGCACAACGACTATTGCACCATGTTTTCTGTATGGTAGACCCCGATTTCTCATTCCAAGAGACCAAACTTGGAGAGATGATCAAATTTAATAGTAAAAAACGAGATAGAATTAAGCATTAG
- the BCK1 gene encoding mitogen-activated protein kinase kinase kinase BCK1, with the protein MRDRSKSRDNLRIDSPTSPLYNIPVQKKTSPFKAVDKFIFLDPKYRPQKEAVPSLGKQTILATIDNKTFTAISIPDMSSVAKVKSVVATELGLDVHNIVVHLTEFGCQKGQALEDSMLHDVLHTSYSHQMSDCIKLFVSSTSSSLSDPHKSSSSLSLSDLSPQNEPFQFLNTPSHMLHDGGNSANTDYFKINTQNQQEKVKSPVKIHVSSDSNAPTIRLVPHEGDSGGTNPGGVATGTATTTALNEQQTGVPKTQYRPSDDSFKVIRPARREINFDDRRPSPYERKASSNLVALRDPPPPPVSRSQSIKSLTRSQSIKSVTSLKRQGTVDKKNSSSLSKEAKTSVGTPPPTSQSSLSAATKPASSTPPNTKVTLNTKDVPPNTSVKTYSPGQSETLIPMPYVGNTSQNAVARKPVRKGSDSLTGSRSPSTLSVNTSMLTPNEGNSNSSSSDNGTMVPIFKMPEFGRPSPLGPSTEKSMGPDEKFAENEISFEGAPAFDDDDDDDSSDDDGLWAKKPPTLVEPKPELHVETTSSPVSHPALSPVTPYKSSSTIASPVRIVDEYGTSWAVRPPPEVVYDNMDRFFPNTDLDQPIIDDDPLSPIASSAVETENATLTTSGGLAPVTEPKESPVHQSKPWRIQPVKIREQRAAKPTAAAAAASAATTLPASTQQDTERKLSVAEAITSDAHNGPTVTNSKFPAAKLRVPTRMKSLRIVAREASEARKRFSSANASGLPTSGALLRRKSTKMWGQKVVEMKPNEIRDGNLSTLRDQKGEFKQFVWVKGELIGKGTFGKVYLALNATTGEMMAVKQVEVPQSISDKDSERQKEVVGALHSEVETLKDLDHLNIVQYLGFEALPDVYNLFLEYVPGGSVGRCLRMYGRFEEPIIKSLTHQVLDGLSYLHSRGILHRVSKSTMGFVRFMCNSLWFDILRNDIIKY; encoded by the coding sequence ATGCGCGATAGAAGCAAGAGCCGGGACAACTTGCGTATTGACTCGCCAACGTCTCCTTTGTACAATATTCCCgtccagaagaagacaagtCCATTCAAAGCAGTTGATaagttcattttcttggACCCTAAGTATCGCCCCCAGAAAGAAGCTGTTCCGTCGCTCGGAAAACAGACCATTCTCGCCACTATAGACAACAAAACGTTTACAGCAATATCAATACCTGACATGTCGTCAGTTGCCAAGGTGAAATCGGTCGTAGCTACTGAGCTGGGTCTGGATGTTCACAATATTGTGGTCCATCTTACGGAGTTTGGCTGTCAAAAGGGCCAGGCACTTGAGGATTCTATGCTCCATGATGTTTTACATACTTCTTATTCTCATCAGATGTCAGATTGTATAAAACTGTTTGTGTCCTCgacatcttcttctctttcagATCCACACAAATCATCCAGTAGCCTGTCACTATCCGATCTATCGCCTCAGAATGAGCCTTTCCAATTTCTCAATACCCCGTCGCATATGTTACACGATGGCGGGAACTCGGCTAATACAGATTATTTCAAGATTAATACACAGAATCAGCAAGAGAAGGTCAAATCTCCAGTTAAAATCCATGTTTCTTCAGACTCGAATGCTCCAACTATCAGGTTAGTGCCTCATGAGGGCGATTCTGGTGGTACTAATCCTGGCGGTGTTGCAACTGGaactgctactactacaGCTTTGAATGAACAGCAGACTGGTGTTCCTAAAACTCAATATCGACCTTCTGATGATTCGTTTAAGGTTATCAGACCAGCAAGGAGAGAGATTAATTTCGACGACCGTAGGCCATCTCCATATGAACGTAAAGCGTCGTCCAATCTTGTTGCACTTCGTGATCCGCCTCCACCGCCAGTCAGCAGATCGCAATCAATTAAGAGTCTGACTCGTTCTCAGTCTATAAAGAGTGTTACCTCTTTAAAGAGACAAGGCACGGTAGATAAGAAAAATAGTTCATCTCTTTCAAAAGAAGCCAAGACTAGTGTTGGTACACCTCCTCCAACATCGCAATCAAGCTTGTCAGCAGCTACAAAacctgcttcttctacaCCTCCGAACACTAAAGTCACACTCAATACGAAGGACGTTCCTCCAAATACATCTGTTAAGACTTATAGTCCTGGTCAGAGCGAGACTCTCATTCCAATGCCATATGTGGGTAATACCTCGCAAAACGCTGTAGCTAGGAAACCGGTTAGAAAGGGATCTGATTCGCTGACTGGTTCTAGGTCACCTAGTACGCTTTCTGTAAACACATCCATGCTAACACCCAATGAAGGGAACAGTAATAGCAGTTCAAGTGACAACGGGACAATGGTACCCATATTTAAGATGCCAGAATTTGGCCGTCCCAGTCCTCTTGGCCCATCAACTGAAAAGTCAATGGGTCCAGATGAAAAGTTTGCGGAAAATGAGATTTCCTTTGAAGGAGCACCTGCTtttgacgatgacgacgatgatgattcttcagatgatgatggtttGTGGGCCAAGAAACCACCGACATTGGTTGAACCTAAACCAGAGCTTCATGTCGAAACCACCAGCTCTCCAGTTAGCCACCCGGCTTTGTCTCCAGTCACCCCTTATAAGTCGTCATCTACTATAGCATCTCCAGTAAGGATTGTGGATGAATATGGAACTTCATGGGCCGTACGACCTCCACCAGAAGTTGTGTACGATAACATGGATCGATTCTTTCCAAATACTGATTTGGATCAGCCAattattgatgatgatccACTTTCTCCCATTGCCAGTTCAGCAGTGGAGACAGAGAATGCAACACTCACGACGTCTGGCGGACTTGCACCAGTAACTGAGCCCAAGGAATCACCTGTTCATCAGAGTAAACCTTGGAGGATACAACCTGTAAAGATAAGAGAGCAACGAGCAGCCAAACCaactgccgctgctgctgctgcttctgctgccaccACGCTACCAGCATCTACTCAGCAAGATACAGAACGTAAACTGTCTGTGGCAGAGGCTATAACTTCAGATGCTCACAATGGCCCGACTGTCACCAACTCTAAATTCCCCGCAGCAAAATTAAGAGTTCCAACTAGAATGAAATCACTGCGTATTGTAGCTCGAGAAGCTAGCGAAGCGCGAAAGCGATTCTCGTCAGCAAACGCTTCTGGTCTCCCTACCAGCGGCGCACTATTACGTCGAAAGAGCACCAAAATGTGGGGCCAGAAAGTGGTTGAAATGAAGCCAAATGAGATTCGTGATGGAAATCTCAGTACGCTTCGTGATCAAAAGGGCGAATTCAAGCAGTTTGTATGGGTCAAGGGTGAGCTTATTGGAAAAGGCACATTTGGCAAGGTATATTTGGCGCTCAATGCGACAACAGGCGAAATGATGGCAGTAAAGCAAGTCGAAGTTCCTCAAAGTATAAGTGATAAAGATAGCGAGCGTCAGAAAGAGGTTGTTGGGGCGCTTCACTCGGAAGTTGAGACTCTTAAAGACCTGGACCATCTCAATATTGTGCAGTATCTTGGGTTTGAAGCTCTTCCTGACGTGTACAACCTATTTCTTGAATATGTTCCTGGTGGATCAGTAGGACGATGCTTGCGAATGTATGGCAGGTTCGAAGAACCTATTATCAAATCCCTTACTCACCAGGTTCTTGATGGACTTTCATACCTTCACTCACGAGGCATCCTTCATAGAGTAAGTAAGAGTACCATGGGATTTGTGAGATTCATGTGCAATTCTCTATGGTTTGACATCTTGCGCAATGATATTATCAAATACTAA